The Verrucomicrobiota bacterium genome includes a window with the following:
- a CDS encoding PEP-CTERM sorting domain-containing protein, whose translation MKIHKANLLFNPVVLAMSLLALPAVLVRAQSTIINQFDNSSEISQWRFDFGGVTHSESFDATVDGNSNPASGSMKVVLGFSSALSGNNKAAYTRDAFFPGVNGANFATLQFDVKVDPSSALDAFGNNGFFAIALRNTDSYNYVDQANTDQNLSSANGWVHINAPLTAPYDAIRALTWQLYGGPSQNIDGTVTLWFDNVIFTPVPEPSTLALAALGGLALLIWRNRRQ comes from the coding sequence ATGAAAATCCACAAAGCAAACCTACTCTTCAACCCGGTGGTTCTGGCTATGTCATTGCTCGCCCTGCCGGCAGTTCTTGTCAGGGCCCAAAGCACGATCATTAACCAATTCGACAACTCCAGCGAAATCAGCCAATGGCGGTTTGACTTCGGCGGCGTAACCCACAGCGAATCGTTTGATGCAACTGTGGATGGCAACAGTAATCCGGCGTCCGGGTCGATGAAAGTCGTTCTGGGATTTAGTTCGGCCTTGAGCGGCAACAACAAGGCGGCTTATACGCGCGACGCATTCTTTCCCGGAGTGAATGGCGCCAATTTCGCCACCCTGCAGTTCGACGTAAAGGTGGATCCTTCTTCTGCGCTCGATGCCTTTGGCAACAACGGCTTCTTCGCCATCGCCCTCCGGAACACGGACAGTTACAATTATGTGGATCAGGCGAACACCGACCAAAATCTGAGCAGCGCCAACGGCTGGGTGCATATCAACGCTCCGCTGACCGCGCCCTACGATGCCATCCGCGCCCTGACGTGGCAGCTTTACGGCGGCCCATCGCAAAACATCGACGGGACGGTGACCCTCTGGTTCGACAACGTGATCTTCACGCCCGTGCCCGAGCCTTCCACCTTGGCCTTGGCGGCGTTGGGCGGGCTTGCTCTCCTCATCTGGCGCAACCGCAGGCAATAA